The Rhodococcus antarcticus DNA segment TCGGCGTCGGGCCACCGCTGCGCCAGCGCGGCACGGACCTGGGTGTTCACCGCGGGCAGCACCTCGAACAGGCTGAGGTCGTAGTAGCGCAGGCCCTCGGTGATCTCGTCGGTCAGCCGCAGCCGCGACAGGCGCAGCAGCGCGGTCTGCCACAGGGTGAGCACCTGCCGCCACAGCGCCGCGTCCCAGGCGGCCTGCTCCGCACCCTCGACGCCGGCACGGTCCCGGGTGCGCAGCAGCTCGGTGACCCGGCGCTGCACCTCGAAGACGGTCTTGCGGCGCACCTCGGTGGGGTGCGCGGTGATGACGGGGGAGACCAGCGCGCCGGCGAGCTCGCGGGCCACCACGGCGGGGTCGAGGTCGGCGGCGTCCAGCGCGGCGAAGGTGGCGTCCAGCGAGCCGGGCTGCGGGGGCGACCCGGCGCGGCGGTGGTGGGTGCGGCGGCGGTCGTGGTGCAGGTCCTCGGCGAGGTTGGCCAGCAGGCTGAAGTGGCTGAACGCGCGGACCACGTGCAGCGCGTCGCGGGGCTCGAGGGTGGCGAGCCGGGCGGCGAGGGTGTCGCGGTCGGTCTCGCTGCGCCGCACGCGGAACGCCTCGGTGCGGGTGGACTCGACGAGGTCGAAGATCCGCTCGCCGGCCTGCTCGCGGATGACCCGGCCGAGGACGTCGCCCAGCAGCCGGGTGTCGGTGCGCAGCGGGGCGTCGTCGGTGCGGTCGTCGGCGGGGGTGGGCTCGGCGGCGGTGGTCGCTCGGGGGTCCGTCACGACGTCGATCTTGCCGGGTGCGCGTTTCGGGCGGGTTGCGCGGACGGGGCCGCAGGCCTACATCGGGGGCGCGAGGGTCAGCTCCGGGGCGGGCTGGGGGCTGTCGGTCTCGGCGGCCCGGACGACCTCCGGCGAGGCAGAGCGGGTGAGCAGCGCGGTCGCCTCGGTGCCGAAGCGGGGGTCCTCGGGCACGTAGAGCGGCTTGGGGACCTGCGGGAACGGAGCGCTCGCGGCCGCGGCTCCGGCCCCGGGCTGGAGCAGCGGAAGGTAGGCCGGTGTGCTGCCGGTCAGGCGGGTGCGCTGCTCCTCCAGCGCCCGCACCGCCACCCGCAGCCGCAACCAGCGGTGGCGCTCCCAGCTCGGGCGCACCTCGTCGTGGCCCGGGGACCCCTCCGCGCCGGGCGACACGGTGGTGAAGCGCTGGCGCAGCCGGGCCCCGGCGAACGCCCCGCGCAGGGCCAGCGAGGCGATGGTGTCCCGCGCCATGAACAGGTTGGTCCCGCCCTCCGCGGGGCGCTGGCGCACCCACGCCACCCGGCCGCGGGTGCTGGGCATCCCGGTCTGGGCGGTGTCGCGCCACGAGCGGGCGGTGTCCACGATCGCCCCCACCAGCCCGAGCACCGACGCCCCCACGGGCACCGAGGGCGGCAGGCCGGACTGCCAGTCCTCCGGCAGCCACACGTCCTGGTGCTCGAACCCGTCCGGGTGCGGGCCGAGGTTGAGCCCGAAGGTGGGCCACTCCGGCAGCAGCGTGTCGAACAGCTGCACGGGGAAGTTCGACGTGATCCCGCCGTCGGAGAACCACACCGCCTCGGCGACGGGTCGCGCGTCGGTCTGGCCGTCCGGGGGCCAGTGCAGCACGGCGCCGTCGGCGCGCAGGGTGTGCCCGCCGTCGTCGCGGACCCCCGCCACGTGGCGCAGCCGGTACATCCGCACGGCGGTGAACAGCACGGGCAGCGCCATGCTCATCCGCACCGCGAGCACCACCGGCAGGTCGGCGGGCTCGGGCAGCGGGTGCACGGTGATCGGCGCCCAGCTGCCGTCGCGCCGCTGCACCTGGGCGTGCACCCCGTTCCCGGGTGGGCACAGCTGGCTGGCCAGCGCGTCCCCGAGCAGCTCGACGAGGTCGGCGTGGTCGACGTGCAGGGTGGTGCCGGCCCGCTCGCGCTGCACCGCGGTGGACGGGAGCGGGAAGCTGACGGCGCGCTGCTGGGTGAGGTCGGTGGTGACGAGCTCCAGGTTCACCAGCCGGGCGCGCGGGTCGGCCGCGGCCCGCGCCCGGAGCTCGTCGTCGCAGGGGTGGTCGCCGAACCACAGGTCGCCGAAGGTGAGGCTGCGCCCGGGCTGGCCGGCGAGCTCGCTGAGCGTCTCGTCCAGCCACGTGACCACCGGTCGGGGGGCCCCGTCGGCCCGGGTCGCGCCGCTGAGCAGCCCGTGGCCGACCTGCTCCGAGCGCCCGACGAAGCGCGCGGCCACGTAGCCGACGAGCAGGGCCAGCAGCAGCGCGAGCGCCAGGGAGACCGGCACGGCGACCAGCAGGCTCCGCGCGGGCGATCCGCGCCACACCCCCAGGGCTCCCTGCACGGCGAGCGCCCCGACCACGAGTGCGGCCCAGGCGCCCAGCGCGGTGCGGTTGACCGGGGTGTCGACCGCACTGGTCACCTCCAGCAGGCGGCGCTGTGGTCCGGGCCGCTCCAGCAGGCGGGCCCGGGTCCTGCGCGCGGACCGCAGCGCCGCGGCCTGCACCACCAGCCCGACCACCCCGGTGAGCAGGGCGGTCAGCGACCCCAGGTGGCCGAGCGCGGCGAGCGTCCGGGGGCCCGGTCCCCCGCCGCTCCCGGGCAGCAGCGCCGCCGTCGTGGCCACCGCGGCTGCGACCACCACGAGCGCGGCCAGGGCCCAGCGCCACCCGAACGCCACCACGGCCAGGGGCACCGCCGCCCAGTGCCGGCGGCGCATCACCGCCGTCACCACCGGCCACAACCGCCGGGTGGCGCGGGCCGGCTGGAACAGCTGCGCCAGGCGGTAGCGCTCCGGTCCGGTCGCCCCAGCAGACCCCGCAGCCCCCGCAGCCCTGGTCGTCCCGTCGAGCTCGGTGAGCCAGGCGACGATGTCCGCGAGCCCGGCGAACCCGGTGTGCACGTGACCCTGCGCCACCGCGTCGGCACCGGGCGACTGCTGGGCGGTGCCCGCAGCCAGCCGGCTGCGCCCCAGCTCGGCCGCCGCGGTCGCCGAGGCCGCGATCGCCCCGGCCGATGCCCCGCCGACGTTGCGCACCCGGAGCCGTCGCGCCACCTCGCACACCGCCAGCGGGTAGACCACGCCGGAGGTGGTGCCCCCGCGCATCGTGAGGTCGACGCTGCGGGCGCGGTAGGTCCGCAGGTCCGCTGCCCCCAGATCGTCCAGCGCGTCGGTGTGCGTGCGGTCCACCAGCGCGGCGGTGGCCGGGTCGAAGGCGTACGTCGCGTCGGCCTGGTAGCCCTGCGTCGGCGGGAGCGGGGTGGGCGGTCCGTCGGCGTCGGCGGTGATCCCGTCGGGCAGGTAGGGCTCGTGCAGCCACGTGGCGGGGGCCCCCCCGGTCAGCAGCGCGCGCAGCGCGTCCCGGGCCGCCGGACCACCGTGCACCGCCATGACGACCTCCTCGCCGGGCCCCTGCGGCCTGATCGTGGACCTACTCTGCGCAGATGACCACGGGCCGTCCTGACCTCGAGACCCTGGCGGCCGCGCAGTACGTGCTGCTGACCACCACGCGGCGCAGCGGCACGCCCGTGCCGACGGCGGTGTGGGCCGCGCGGGAGGGTGCCGAGCTGCTGGTGTGGACCGTGACCGGCTCCGGCAAGGTCAAGCGCATCCGGCACACCCCGGCCGTGACGGTGGGGGTGTGCGACCGCCGCGGCACGCCCCTCGGCGACGGGGCCGCGGCCACCGCCCGCCTGCTCGAGGGCGCGGACGCCGAGCGGGCGCGCACCGCCATCGCCGGCAAGTACGGGGTGCTGGGGAGGCTGACGATGCTGGGCAGCCGGCTGCGCCGCGGGTCGGCGGGCACCGTGGGGATCGCGCTCACCCTGGACTGAGGAGCTCACTCCTCGGGCGGGACGGCCACCGCCCGGACCCGACGGCGCAGCACCCACGCGAGCGGGACGCCCAGCACCACCACCACCACCAGCACGAAGGGCAGCAGCGCCCCGAGCACGGTGAGCCCCGTCCCCACGGCCGTGGTGAGCGCGGACCAGCCGGTCTGCAGCCCGCCGAGGAAGCCCGTGCGGGGGGGCTCCGCGGCCGCCACCACCGACGTGCGGCGCAGCTCGACGGTGAGCGTGGCCAGGTCCACCCGGCCCTGCACGTCGGCCTGCTGGGCCTGCAGCGCCTCCAGGTCGGCGGTGCGGCTGGTCAGCGCCTCCTCGAGCGCGACGACGTCGGCCAGCGAGGTGGCCGAGCCCATCAGCGCGCGCACCCGCTGCACGCTGGCGGACTGCGAGCTGATCCGGCTGGCGACGTCGGTGAGCGTGCCCTCCACGTCCTGCGCGGTGCGGGTGCGGCTGACCTCGGTGCCGACGGCCGCCACCTGGGCCACGGTGTCGTCCAGCGGGCCCGGCGGCACGCGCAGCACGAGCACGGCGTGCGCCCGACCGCTGGTGGCGCCGGCCAGGTCCACCTCCTCGGAGCCGATGGACCCCTGGGCCCGGGCGGCCACCTCCCGCACCTGCCGGGCGGCACCGGCCAGGTCGTCCACGGCCACCACCACCCCGGCGGTGAGCACGTGCCGGGCGGACGTGGCGCCGGTGGCCCGGCCGGGGGACGCCGTCCCGGAGGCGTCCACGCCGGCGGGGACAGGTGCCGCACCGCCCACGGCCGTCACGCCGGAGGTCTGGTCGGCGCCGGCGGAGCACGCGGTGGCCAGCACCCCGGTGAGGAGCACGCAGGCGAGCAGGCGGGCGGTTCTGGTCATGGCGGGTCCTCCGGTCGGTGGCGCGGTCACGGGGAGGACGGGTCCACGGCGCCGGAGGGTTGGCGGTGGCCGGTCGCGGTCGGGCCACAGCTCGGACACGGACCGGTACGCCGGTCACGGCTGCGCACGCGCCACACGGAGCCCGCCCGTGCACCATGCTGGGGCTCCGACCGCGGACGGAGGTGCAGGCATGGGCGAGGAGACCGGACCCGCGGTGCCGCGCCCCGGGCGGCGGCCGGACTTCACCGACGCCCACATCGCCGCGGTGCTGCGGGCGGCGGCGGCCCGCTCCGGTGACCCGCTCTCGGTGGCGCAGTACGACGCCGGCCGGCACGAGCCCTCCAGCGCCCGGATCATCCAGCGCTTCGGCTCCTGGAGCTCGGCCTGCGCGGCCGCGGGGCTCAGCGCCCGCAGCGCCAGCCGCACCTACACCCGGGCGTTCGACGCGGCCACGGTGGCGGCGGCGGTGACCCGCTACCTCGCCGAGCCCGGCTGCACGGGGTCCTACACCGGGTACGCGGAGTGGGCCAAGCGCACCGCGGGCGCCCCCAGCGCGCAG contains these protein-coding regions:
- a CDS encoding PPOX class F420-dependent oxidoreductase; the encoded protein is MTTGRPDLETLAAAQYVLLTTTRRSGTPVPTAVWAAREGAELLVWTVTGSGKVKRIRHTPAVTVGVCDRRGTPLGDGAAATARLLEGADAERARTAIAGKYGVLGRLTMLGSRLRRGSAGTVGIALTLD
- a CDS encoding homing endonuclease associated repeat-containing protein; the protein is MGEETGPAVPRPGRRPDFTDAHIAAVLRAAAARSGDPLSVAQYDAGRHEPSSARIIQRFGSWSSACAAAGLSARSASRTYTRAFDAATVAAAVTRYLAEPGCTGSYTGYAEWAKRTAGAPSAQTVRNTLGSWAQAKAASGADGRAPQE
- a CDS encoding patatin-like phospholipase family protein, with the protein product MAVHGGPAARDALRALLTGGAPATWLHEPYLPDGITADADGPPTPLPPTQGYQADATYAFDPATAALVDRTHTDALDDLGAADLRTYRARSVDLTMRGGTTSGVVYPLAVCEVARRLRVRNVGGASAGAIAASATAAAELGRSRLAAGTAQQSPGADAVAQGHVHTGFAGLADIVAWLTELDGTTRAAGAAGSAGATGPERYRLAQLFQPARATRRLWPVVTAVMRRRHWAAVPLAVVAFGWRWALAALVVVAAAVATTAALLPGSGGGPGPRTLAALGHLGSLTALLTGVVGLVVQAAALRSARRTRARLLERPGPQRRLLEVTSAVDTPVNRTALGAWAALVVGALAVQGALGVWRGSPARSLLVAVPVSLALALLLALLVGYVAARFVGRSEQVGHGLLSGATRADGAPRPVVTWLDETLSELAGQPGRSLTFGDLWFGDHPCDDELRARAAADPRARLVNLELVTTDLTQQRAVSFPLPSTAVQRERAGTTLHVDHADLVELLGDALASQLCPPGNGVHAQVQRRDGSWAPITVHPLPEPADLPVVLAVRMSMALPVLFTAVRMYRLRHVAGVRDDGGHTLRADGAVLHWPPDGQTDARPVAEAVWFSDGGITSNFPVQLFDTLLPEWPTFGLNLGPHPDGFEHQDVWLPEDWQSGLPPSVPVGASVLGLVGAIVDTARSWRDTAQTGMPSTRGRVAWVRQRPAEGGTNLFMARDTIASLALRGAFAGARLRQRFTTVSPGAEGSPGHDEVRPSWERHRWLRLRVAVRALEEQRTRLTGSTPAYLPLLQPGAGAAAASAPFPQVPKPLYVPEDPRFGTEATALLTRSASPEVVRAAETDSPQPAPELTLAPPM
- a CDS encoding DUF4349 domain-containing protein; the encoded protein is MTRTARLLACVLLTGVLATACSAGADQTSGVTAVGGAAPVPAGVDASGTASPGRATGATSARHVLTAGVVVAVDDLAGAARQVREVAARAQGSIGSEEVDLAGATSGRAHAVLVLRVPPGPLDDTVAQVAAVGTEVSRTRTAQDVEGTLTDVASRISSQSASVQRVRALMGSATSLADVVALEEALTSRTADLEALQAQQADVQGRVDLATLTVELRRTSVVAAAEPPRTGFLGGLQTGWSALTTAVGTGLTVLGALLPFVLVVVVVLGVPLAWVLRRRVRAVAVPPEE